The window CAATAATGTTTGCAAATAATGAAACGGGAATAATTCAACCCATAAAAGAAATTGGAAAAATTGCCAAAGAAAAAAATATTTTATTTCATAGCGATATAGTGCAAGCATACTGCAAAACACAAATAGATGTTCAGGAGTTAAACCTAGATTTTGCATCAGTTTCTGCTCATAAAATAGGTGCTACAAATAATTTTGGATTTTTATATACAAAATCTCAAAAAATCAATCCTTTTATAATTGGTGGCGGACAAGAAAAAGGTATGCGTTCAGGAACAAGCGATATTTTTGGAGCTATGGTTCTTGCAAAGTGTATAGAAGAAACTGAAAAATCTATAAGTAATATTCAAATATTAAAAAATTATTTCTTAAAATCATTGGCAGAAAAAAATATTGATTTTGAAATTAATGGCGACCATAATAATTCTCTTCCAAATATATTAAATATCTATTTTAAAAACATTCAAGCCCAAAGACTTATAACATATTTGGACATAAACAATATATATATTTCTGGAGGTTCTGCTTGTAGTTCAGGAAATATAAAGGGCAGTAAAATTATTGCAGATATGTTTGATGAAAAAAGAGCTGAACATTCTGTAAGAATAAGTTTAGGTTTTGATACAAAAAAAGAATATGTAAACACAGTAGTAGAAAAAATAAAAATACTAGAAGAAAAAATAATTAGTAGAGGTTAATAATGCAAGGTAAAAAAGTTATTGTCGGTATGAGTGGTGGTGTTGATTCGTCCGTAGCAGCATACCTACTAAAAGAACAAGGCTATGATGTAGTCGGTGTATTTATGAAAAACTGGGAAGAAAAAGACGAAAATGGAGTCTGTACTTCTGAAAAAGATTATGAAGATGTTATTAAAGTTTGCGAACAACTAGATATTCCATATTATTCCATTAATTTTGAAAAAGAATATTGGGATAAGGTCTTTACATATTTTTTAGATGAATATAAAAAAGGGAGAACTCCTAA of the Gemella sp. zg-570 genome contains:
- a CDS encoding cysteine desulfurase family protein; this encodes MVCLNNIYLDYAASSLKHFDIYKKMIDILENEYANPSSPHKLGKKNAKLLEEARKKIATSINASSEKIIFTSGGTEANNMVFNHVAKEFSGGDIIISSVEHPSVREYAEKLKKNNFNIIKLKVNKNGLIDIAELKEKISEKTVLISIMFANNETGIIQPIKEIGKIAKEKNILFHSDIVQAYCKTQIDVQELNLDFASVSAHKIGATNNFGFLYTKSQKINPFIIGGGQEKGMRSGTSDIFGAMVLAKCIEETEKSISNIQILKNYFLKSLAEKNIDFEINGDHNNSLPNILNIYFKNIQAQRLITYLDINNIYISGGSACSSGNIKGSKIIADMFDEKRAEHSVRISLGFDTKKEYVNTVVEKIKILEEKIISRG